A stretch of the Marmota flaviventris isolate mMarFla1 chromosome 12, mMarFla1.hap1, whole genome shotgun sequence genome encodes the following:
- the LOC114100188 gene encoding calmodulin-like produces the protein MAEELSQEQVAEYKEAFSRFDKDGDGAINVQELGEVMQMLGKKLSEAELKALIAMVDTDNDGVISFQEFLAVVAKKMKAWGSEEDLRAAFRAFDINGDGHISVQELKQAMAQMGEQLSQEELDAMIREADVDKDGQVNYEEFVQILTQK, from the coding sequence ATGGCTGAGGAGCTGTCTCAAGAGCAGGTGGCCGAGTACAAGGAGGCCTTCTCCAGATTCGACAAGGATGGGGATGGTGCCATCAACGTCCAGGAGCTGGGTGAAGTGATGCAGATGTTGGGCAAGAAATTATCGGAGGCGGAGCTGAAGGCGCTCATCGCCATGGTAGACACAGATAATGATGGTGTTATCAGCTTCCAAGAGTTCCTGGCAGTGGTGGCCAAAAAGATGAAGGCCTGGGGCAGTGAGGAGGACCTGAGGGCCGCCTTCCGCGCCTTCGACATCAACGGTGACGGCCACATCAGCGTGCAGGAGCTCAAGCAGGCCATGGCCCAGATGGGGGAGCAGCTTTCGCAGGAGGAGCTGGATGCCATGATCCGCGAGGCTGATGTGGACAAGGATGGGCAGGTGAACTATGAGGAGTTTGTGCAGATCCTCACCCAGAAGTAA